AAGCTTCAGTTTGCAGATAGATCGCTTCGAGTATCATGGTACAAAAAACCTTTAACGTAATTCCCAATAGAAGGGTTTGTATGGCACTTACCCCAAGTATTTTCGACAGTGTGAGCATACCCGACAGGTTAAACAGTACGGATAGCAAGACCTGAGTTAGGGTGAAAATAAGTAATGCCTTTGTTGCTGGTGATTCTTCTATGTTAATAAAGAAAGGTTTGTTTTGGCGAATCATTTTTAGGCAAAGGAAGCTGAGCGAAAGACCCATAATAAGCAATGCCCAGCGTTCACCAAATGAGGTGTCGAGTAATATATCGTCAACTGCATAGCAGCTCCAGAGGATGGTAAGTCCGATCCAGAGTACTTTGGAGCTTTTGGTAAGAAATGGCCATAATAGAAAGAACAGACAAATTAAGCGCAACGCTTCCATTGCATGCAGTAGAGACATGGTTGGATTGCCAAAGAATAACGGAGCATAGGTAAACAGCGCCATTAAAGATCCTACCAATACGCTACGCTTTAAAAAGTTTACTTGCTGTAGTACACTTGATGGGTCTGACTGCTTTTTTATCCGCCTGATATTTGACAATATCCAAACGGTGGTAAAAATGAAAACGAGGAATGACAAGGCAACAATATGAATTTTACCGGCTAGATAAATACTGATGATCCTTGCCGAGCGCTGAAAGGCGTTGGCGATAGTTTCGGTAAAACTTTGTGGGTATTGTGTGGATTTGAGGTTAAAAAGTGCCGGCTCTTCTTTAGAAAACATATTTATCTTTTTGGAAATAGATAGATAGGTCATGTCTGAAGAAAGGTCATTTAACTGGAGCATGTTTATGGACAACCTATTCTTGAGCAAGTTTACTTTAGACAGCATTTGCCTTTGTAGCGTGTCCAAAGACCTGGCTTTGGATAATAGGGAGGTCAGTTGATCATTTAGTATAGAATCTGGTATGATGACATTAAGGTCGGGGTCGCTGAGTAATTTTTTAACCTCTACATTGTTCTTTGTGAGCTGGTCGCTATAGTCGCTGAGTACATTTTTATTTACGGTTAAATTGTCTGATTGTTCTTTCAACAGGATAACCGCACTGTTTAAACTACGTAGGTTCATTTTTTGACCTTGCTGTTCAAACTTCAATTTAAAGGTTTTAACGCCTTGTTCTAAGCCGGTTAGTGTATTTTCAATGGTACTAAAATCAAAGCTCTTTTTTAGCATAAAACTATTCTTGTCCACCGTTAGGGAATAGCTTTGTACTTTGTTAACCAACAGTGGGATTTCTGTTTCTGTAGCGAGATGTTTGCTCTTTTTTGTTTGGGGATTGGAGTTTTTTTGAGCGAAAGTATGTTGAAGGGTGGCTAAAAAACAGATCAGAAGTAAAAATAGCTTGATATTGTTTTTTAGAAAAGCCTTTGAATGCATATCGTTAAATGGATTAGTTTGATTTAATCATTAGCAGTATTGATGCCAATGTTGGTTTAAATGACTTTATCATAATTGATAATTAACAACGTCTTAACATCACGACCTTACTTTTGTGACATAAATATTTGGTTAGTATTTATAAAGTTTAGGTTTAGTTGATAACAAAAAGCCACGATGGATGTCGTGGCTTTTTGTTTTAAAAATTTTTTCCAACCTTCTCTAGCATTTCAGCTGGGATATTTTGCATATCAACCACTAGAAAGCCATCCAGACAATCAGAAAACTTAGGATCTATATTGAAGCAAATGATTTTTGCATTCAGGTTCATATATTGTCTTAGCAATACAGGAATCTTAATGTGTGAATTTTCAATGTCCGAAATCAAGCTGTCCAGATCTTTTAAGGATTCACTACTTTCTATCAACAGGTCTTTATCAATGGCGGACAGGTCTGCCTTAAACTTGTTTTTAGGCTTTACATAATGTGCCAGTTCATAATCGAAATGGTTTTTGGTGATGTAATCAACAATTAAGGATTTTGAAAACTTAGAGAAGTTGTTGCTGATGCTTACCGGCCCAAACATATATCTGTATTGTGGATTGTCTAACAAGTATTTTAAAATGCCCTTCCACAACAAAAATAAAGGCAATGGTTTTTGTTGATATTCTTTTCTGATCCATGAACGACCAAGTTCTATACCTTTTCTAAGCAAAGGGTAAAAAGGCTCCTTAATTTTAAACAGTTCCGAAAGGTAAAAACCTCTGCGACCCATTGTATTTAATATCTCGTCACCCTTGCCTATACGGTAGGCACCCACGATATTTTGTAGTTCCTTATCCCATATAAACAAGTGATTGTAATAGATGTCGTAATTATCTAGGTCGATCTTTTTGTTGGTACCTTCACCAACTTCTCTAAAAGTGATCTCTCTTAAACGGCCAATTTCTCTCAGCACATTTGGGATGGCTACTGTTGGTGCAATGTACACCTCATAATTTTTTTCCTGCCATACCCTAAAGCCTTCAAGTTCCTCAATCTCTTCCACAATTAAGTTACGGTCTGTCTCTGCGATAACAGGCTCCGGCTTTTTCTTTATCTTGAAAAGGTTAATCGGGTTAAACAATTTTTTCTCCTCTTCCAGTCCGGTACCCAACGCATAAGTGCGGGCACGTAAAAAGTCGAGCAGTTTATTGGTGTTATTCCGGTAAGAGATATCTTCGATATTGATCGGCTTACCTATCCTGACCTTTATTTTAAGACCTTGTTTGTTTAGAAATTCTGATGGCAACTTAGCCGTTCTGAGTGTCGGATGAATAAAACTTAGAATGTTAAACAATACCCCATTGTTGCCATGGAAATAAATTGGTACAACTGGTACTTTTGCTCTGGCTATCAATTTACCCACTACAGGGTGCCATATGCGGTCGGTAATTTCTTGTTTATCCAAACTAAAGGTAGAAACCTCACCGGCAGGGAAGATTCCAATGGGGGTTCCACTTTGCAGAAGGTCGAACGTTGCTTTTAGACCGCTTATGCTGGAGGTATGTTGAACGTTTTCGAAAGGATTTACCGCTACAAAGAACTCGCTAAGGTTAGGGATTTTTTTAAGGATGAAGTTAACCATCACTTTAGCCTCTGGCCTTACAGTACATAACAATTTCACAAGTGCAAGGCCTTCAATACCACCATAAGGATGGTTGGCTATGGCTATAAAACCGCCTTTTTTAGGTATGCTTTTAAGGTCGTCTTCATCAAAATCGATACTTACGCCTATAGTTTCTAGTATTTTGTCGACAAATTCGAGACCGTTAAAGTGTTCATTTTGAGAAAAAACTTTGTTGATGTCATTTAGTTTCATCATCTCCATAAGTAAAGCCGCTAAACCCGGTACACCTAACTTATCTATCTTTGTGGCCTTTGCAAACTCTTTAGTAGTAATAATCTTCATTTAAAATTGGATTAATGAATTGTAAAGCAAATTCAAAAATAAGATTAATATTTTTAAAGCACGTTACAAGCTAGAAATATAAGCTGTTTACTAGTGGTGTAGTAGTATTCAAAGCGGTTTTTGTAAAGCGGTTGAAGCTCCTTAGTTGTGGGGGGCTTGCCAGGGCAGTGCTGGGATGTTGGAGGGGCTGGCCGAGGCTCTGGCCCCATAAAGGACTTAGCAAAACTCCAATAGATCTTGGATGATTAATTCGATATATTATTTCTTAAAGTATAAGTTGGTTAATTCTAAATGACTTGATTAAATTAGCTGATGAAGAAATGGTTAGCGGTTTATTTTGG
This is a stretch of genomic DNA from Candidatus Pedobacter colombiensis. It encodes these proteins:
- a CDS encoding mechanosensitive ion channel, which produces MLKKSFDFSTIENTLTGLEQGVKTFKLKFEQQGQKMNLRSLNSAVILLKEQSDNLTVNKNVLSDYSDQLTKNNVEVKKLLSDPDLNVIIPDSILNDQLTSLLSKARSLDTLQRQMLSKVNLLKNRLSINMLQLNDLSSDMTYLSISKKINMFSKEEPALFNLKSTQYPQSFTETIANAFQRSARIISIYLAGKIHIVALSFLVFIFTTVWILSNIRRIKKQSDPSSVLQQVNFLKRSVLVGSLMALFTYAPLFFGNPTMSLLHAMEALRLICLFFLLWPFLTKSSKVLWIGLTILWSCYAVDDILLDTSFGERWALLIMGLSLSFLCLKMIRQNKPFFINIEESPATKALLIFTLTQVLLSVLFNLSGMLTLSKILGVSAIQTLLLGITLKVFCTMILEAIYLQTEAYQDSRFSDFINYKELQHRFQRNLWIIACVIWTLGLIRNLTLYDLMIRLGSDFFYAQRSIGSYQFTFASIAIFFCIIWISSLISGFISFFFGHEKASSGGKRSGLNSMMLLVRLSIWTVGFLVAIAAAGIPIDKLSIMLGALGVGIGFGLQNIVNNLVSGIILAFERPIQIGDQIEIGNKAGTVKEIGVRSSKIRSADGADIIVPNGDLLSQHLINWTMQDRSKRVEFLIGVHYNTDLDEAKALIAAKLKQNKDILQTPAPAIIVQEFGEYAVSIKVLFWVADLALAGSMRSAAMIDTKKVLTDAGIQLHRSDH
- a CDS encoding GNAT family N-acetyltransferase, with translation MKIITTKEFAKATKIDKLGVPGLAALLMEMMKLNDINKVFSQNEHFNGLEFVDKILETIGVSIDFDEDDLKSIPKKGGFIAIANHPYGGIEGLALVKLLCTVRPEAKVMVNFILKKIPNLSEFFVAVNPFENVQHTSSISGLKATFDLLQSGTPIGIFPAGEVSTFSLDKQEITDRIWHPVVGKLIARAKVPVVPIYFHGNNGVLFNILSFIHPTLRTAKLPSEFLNKQGLKIKVRIGKPINIEDISYRNNTNKLLDFLRARTYALGTGLEEEKKLFNPINLFKIKKKPEPVIAETDRNLIVEEIEELEGFRVWQEKNYEVYIAPTVAIPNVLREIGRLREITFREVGEGTNKKIDLDNYDIYYNHLFIWDKELQNIVGAYRIGKGDEILNTMGRRGFYLSELFKIKEPFYPLLRKGIELGRSWIRKEYQQKPLPLFLLWKGILKYLLDNPQYRYMFGPVSISNNFSKFSKSLIVDYITKNHFDYELAHYVKPKNKFKADLSAIDKDLLIESSESLKDLDSLISDIENSHIKIPVLLRQYMNLNAKIICFNIDPKFSDCLDGFLVVDMQNIPAEMLEKVGKNF